The following proteins are encoded in a genomic region of Bubalus kerabau isolate K-KA32 ecotype Philippines breed swamp buffalo chromosome 15, PCC_UOA_SB_1v2, whole genome shotgun sequence:
- the LOC129629076 gene encoding olfactory receptor 51F1-like, with protein sequence MLPVQENMEILGNSTSKFPTFLLTGIPGLEFARAWISIPFCCLYATALSGNSMILFVVITQQSLHEPMHYFLSMLSAADLGLTVSTMSTTLGILWLDANEISLDMCIIQMFFLHGFTCTESGVLVAMAFDRCVAICDPLRYTSILTNCRIIQMGLLMVIRTVVLVVPLLLLLKPLNFCGRNVLSHSYCYHPDVIKLACSDTRANSICGLIDLILTTGVDTPCIVLSYILIIHSVLRISSPQERHKVFSTCVSHLGAVSIFYIPMISLSLVHRYGRSAPKVVHSMMANMYLLFPPVLNPIIYSVKTKQIRKAILSLLMK encoded by the coding sequence ATGCTACCAGTCCAGGAAAACATGGAAATCTTAGGTAACTCAACATCTAAATTTCCAACTTTCTTGTTGACTGGAATTCCTGGCCTAGAGTTTGCCCGTGCTTGGATCTCCATTCCCTTCTGCTGTCTTTATGCCACTGCCCTTTCTGGGAACAGCATGATCCTGTTTGTCGTCATCACCCAGCAGAGTCTCCACGAGCCCATGCACTATTTCCTCTCCATGCTGTCAGCTGCTGACTTGGGTTTGACTGTTTCTACAATGTCAACCACATTAGGCATCCTCTGGTTGGATGCAAATGAAATCAGTCTAGATATGTGCATTATCCAGATGTTTTTTCTTCATGGGTTTACCTGCACAGAATCTGGGGTGCTGGTGGCTATGGCCTTTGACCGCTGTGTGGCCATCTGTGATCCTCTGAGGTACACTAGCATTCTCACTAATTGTAGAATCATTCAGATGGGTCTCTTGATGGTTATACGCACTGTAGTATTAGTTGTACCACTACTTTTGCTTCTTAAGCCCCTCAATTTTTGTGGCAGGAATGTGCTTTCCCACTCCTACTGCTATCATccagatgtgattaaattagcGTGTTCAGATACTCGGGCCAATAGCATCTGTGGATTAATTGATCTCATCCTGACCACAGGAGTAGATACACCATGCATTGTCCTGTCTTATATCTTGATCATTCACTCTGTTCTCAGAATTTCCTCCCCTCAAGAACGACACAAAGTTTTTAGCACCTGTGTCTCCCACCTTGGAGCAGTGTCTATTTTCTACATCCCCATGATTAGCTTGTCATTGGTGCATCGCTATGGGCGATCAGCCCCCAAAGTGGTCCATTCAATGATGGCCAATATGtacctgctttttcctcctgtgctCAACCCCATCATCTACagtgtaaaaacaaaacagattcgCAAGGCTATACTCAGTCTTCTTATGAAATAG
- the LOC129629083 gene encoding olfactory receptor 51F1-like, which translates to MLSIGNSTSPTFFLTGVPGLEAFHIWFSIPFCCLCVIALLGNSTILYVVITNSSLHEPMFYFLSMLSTTDIGITISSLPTTLGVLWFNARVISLDACILQMFFLHGFTLMESSVLLAMAFDRFVAIRNPLRYAMILTNSRIIKAGMVIFVRMLVNLMPLLLLLKRVSFCGPKVLSHSYCYHPDVIKCSCSSIKVNSICGLVALILTSGIDIPCIFLSYMLIIKSILRIASPEERQKAFGTCISHIGAVAIFYIPWVILALVHRFGHSAPPYVHTLMSNLHFLFPPVLNPIIYSVKNRQIHKAFYRLFPNTE; encoded by the coding sequence ATGCTGTCGATTGGTAATTCCACTTCCCCAACTTTCTTCTTGACTGGAGTTCCAGGGCTAGAAGCTTTTCACATCTGGTTTTCTATCCCCTTTTGCTGCCTTTGTGTGATTGCCCTTTTGGGGAATAGCACCATCCTGTATGTAGTGATCACAAACTCCAGCCTCCATGAGCCCATGTTCTACTTCCTCTCCATGCTCTCTACCACCGACATTGGCATCACTATTTCCTCTCTTCCCACAACACTTGGTGTCCTCTGGTTCAATGCCAGGGTCATCAGCCTGGATGCTTGCATTCTGCAGATGTTCTTTCTGCATGGATTCACCCTCATGGAATCTTCTGTGCTTTTGGCCATGGCTTTTGACCGCTTTGTTGCCATCCGCAACCCCCTAAGATATGCTATGATTCTAACCAACTCTAGAATCATCAAAGCTGGTATGGTAATTTTTGTACGAATGCTGGTCAACCTGATGCCCTTGCTCCTGCTCCTTAAGAGGGTGTCCTTCTGTGGTCCTAAGGTGCTTTCTCACTCCTATTGCTACCACCCTGATGTGATTAAGTGTTCTTGCTCAAGTATCAAGGTCAACAGTAtctgtggtttagttgctctcATTCTGACCTCAGGTATAGATATTCCCTGCATTTTCCTCTCCTACATGCTGATCATCAAGTCCATCCTTAGAATCGCCTCCCCAGAGGAAAGGCAAAAGGCTTTTGGCACTTGCATCTCTCACATTGGTGCTGTTGCCATCTTCTACATCCCCTGGGTCATCTTGGCTTTGGTACATCGGTTTGGGCATAGTGCTCCTCCATATGTCCATACACTGATGTCAAATCTCCATTTTCTATTTCCCCCAGTGCTAAACCCTATTATATACAGTGTGAAGAACAGACAAATCCATAAAGCTTTCTACAGGCTATTTCCAAACACAGAGTAG